A single window of Solanum dulcamara chromosome 5, daSolDulc1.2, whole genome shotgun sequence DNA harbors:
- the LOC129890678 gene encoding uncharacterized protein LOC129890678, protein MHTCDSQHLVSSNPHATTKVVGEYYKDRFPKGKGPSIKDIQNSISTELGFKVSYWKVWRGTEIAKALVRGTYKYGYAILDAYRYMLTTLNLEINTNLKLDENGRFKYFFIAYGALIRHFQHIRKVIAMNGTFLNSKYGGVLLSAVAQDAEDHIFSMSFCVADTECDASYRYFFEQISNFVDDTPELCIISDRNPSIKKMVEIVFPLSHYGCCMRHLGENIRNYIHNGKVVYHFYKAAKAYSVDEFNDHFNQIRNMILGALHIWNMFDLKMEQSIFLGNRYKIMTSNIAESINTIFLDERVYLITALFDELNRRYGEKFYERHNIFINASNIFVPKIERKIVKNANLGNKLLVHQTVKYEYIVTGHNAVVTINFQCKSCTRRVFNLDKILCPHSMAALRCKYGDDYGKRIYEYSSPYYKVKIYLFEYLKKIKPVRPEDIWKIPKGLLERKILPSHVEPGKVGRPRRDEKESESHFQPK, encoded by the exons ATGCATACATGTGATTCGCAACATCTCGTGAGTAGTAACCCACATGCCACAACAAAAGTCGTTGGTGAATACTACAAGGATAGGTTTCCCAAAGGTAAAGGTCCTTCTATAAAGGATATTCAGAATTCAATCAGTACTGAATTGGGCTTCAAAGTTAGTTATTGGAAGGTTTGGAGGGGAACTGAGATTGCAAAGGCTTTGGTAAGGGGGACATATAAGTACGGTTATGCAATACTAGATGCTTACCGTTATATGCTTACAACATTAAATCTGGAAATTAATACAAATTTGAAGCTCGATGAAAATGgaaggttcaaatatttttttattgcctATGGAGCTTTGATTCGTCATTTTCAACATATTCGAAAAGTCATCGCTATGAATGGGACATTCTTGAATAGTAAGTATGGAGGAGTGTTATTGTCTGCCGTAGCACAAGATGCCGAGGATCATATTTTTTCGATGTCATTTTGTGTAGCAGACACTGAGTGTGATGCCTCCTACCGATACTTTTTCGAGCAAATAAGCAACTTTGTGGATGATACCCcagaattatgcataatttctgACAGAAATCCAAGTATTAAAAAGATGGTTGAAATTGTGTTTCCTTTGTCTCATTATGGTTGTTGCATGAGGCACCTCGGAGAAAACATCCGAAATTACATTCACAATGGAAAAGTCGTCTACCACTTTTATAAAGCGGCAAAAGCGTACAGTGTAGATGAATTCAATGATCACTTCAATCAAATAAGGAATATGATTTTGGGGGCGCTGCACATTTGGAACATGTTTGATTTAAAGATGGAGCAGAGCATTTTTTTGGGAAACAG GTACAAAATTATGACGTCAAACATTGCTGAGTCGATTAATACAATATTTCTTGATGAAAGAGTATATCTCATTACTGCTCTTTTTGATGAACTAAATCGGAGATACGGAGAAAAATTTTATGAGAGGCACAACATATTCATCAATGCATCAAACATTTTTGTTCCTAAGATAGAACGAAAAATTGTAAAAAATGCTAATTTGGGGAACAAGCTATTGGTTCATCAAACTGTCAAGTACGAGTACATTGTCACTGGTCACAATGCAGTTGTAACGATTAATTTTCAATGCAAATCTTGCACCcgtagagtttttaatcttgaCAAAATACTGTGTCCACATTCTATGGCAGCGCTTCGATGCAAATATGGGGATGATTATGGAAAGCGCATTTATGAATATTCATCTCCATATTACAAGGTAAAAATTTACCTTTTTGAATACTTGAAGAAAATTAAACCCGTGCGACCAGAAGATATTTGGAAAATTCCTAAGGGACTTTTAGAGAGGAAAATACTTCCTTCGCATGTTGAACCAGGCAAGGTGGGAAGGCCAAGAAGAGACGAAAAGGAATCGGAGAGTCATTTccaaccaaaataa
- the LOC129890677 gene encoding potassium channel KAT3-like, with protein sequence MTYVILNISFERYVTHLGFPMDVASTIPFQTIYQFFDGKKQEGDIFGFLNLLRLWRLRRVSKLFSRLEKDTQFSYFWTRFCKLVCVTLFAVHSSSCFYYWLATHYHTAENTWIGSSVTNFQERSVSLGYTYSMYWSFVTLTTVGYGDLRAHNTGEKVFSIFYMLFNIGLTAYLIGNMTNLIVHSVDRTFAMVMTPYLCIL encoded by the exons ATGACATAT GTTATACttaatatttcttttgaaagGTATGTGACTCATCTAGGATTTCCAATGGATGTTGCATCAACCATACCATTTCAAACAATATACCAATTCTTTGATGGGAAAAAGCAAGAAGGAGACATTTTTGGCTTCCTCAACTTGCTCAGACTATGGCGACTGCGTCGCGTTAGTAAATTATTCTCAAG ACTAGAGAAGGACACTCAATTCAGCTACTTCTGGACAAGATTTTGTAAACTAGTTTGT GTGACCTTATTCGCGGTGCATTCCTCTAGTTGTTTCTATTACTGGCTAGCAACACATTATCATACTGCAGAAAATACCTGGATTGGATCAAGTGTTACTAATTTCCAAGAAAGAAGTGTCTCTCTAGGGTACACATATTCCATGTATTGGTCTTTTGTTACCCTCACCACAGTAGGTTATGGCGATCTTCGTGCACATAATACAGGGGAGAAGGTTTTCTCCATCTTCTACATGCTTTTCAACATTGGCCTCACTGCTTACTTAATTGGCAACATGACCAATCTTATTGTCCATAGTGTTGATAGAACCTTCGCGATGGTAATGACTCCTTATTTATGCATTCTGTAG
- the LOC129889407 gene encoding subtilisin-like protease SBT1.8: MKTVITPPQTTRTPEFLGLDKLNFGAGRTLPEFNTAAQDVTIGVLDSGIWPESESFSDLGMSNVPSRWRRKCQSALDFDPKVHCNRKLIAHCSKEIQSPRIRKDMAHILRAQPQDQLWQMLVFLAMPKGLLEGWPV, encoded by the exons ATGAAGACAGTAATTACACCCCCACAAACAACACGCACCCCTGAATTTCTCGGCCTCGATAAGCTCAATTTTGGGGCTGGACGTACTTTACCGGAATTCAACACTGCTGCTCAGGATGTTACAATTGGGGTACTTGATAGTGGAATTTGGCCGGAATCGGAAAGTTTTAGTGATTTGGGTATGTCGAATGTGCCGTCTAGATGGAGAAGGAAATGTCAATCGGCACTTGATTTTGACCCAAAAGTGCATTGCAATAGGAAACTTATAGCGCACTGCTCCAAGGAGATTCAATCGCCCCGGATCAGGAAGGACATGGCACACATACTGCGAGCACAGCCGCAG GATCAATTGTGGCAAATGCTAGTCTTTTTGGCTATGCCAAAGGGACTGCTAGAGGGATGGCCCGTATAG